One Psychrobacillus glaciei genomic region harbors:
- a CDS encoding GNAT family N-acetyltransferase, whose product MIINKQEFYVNGINYTVRSAIEKDAKDLSNLRLQIDGETENLDREKGEGFLDREGFEQLIKTDTQKSRNLFLVAVVHDRIVGFSRCEGIYLNRFSHKVEFGVCVLKEFWGYGIGKNLLNESISWADSIGIKKITLNVLETNDKAIELYKRFGFEIEGILKNDKILADGKYYNTIMMGRFNE is encoded by the coding sequence ATGATAATTAACAAACAAGAATTTTATGTTAATGGAATAAATTATACTGTGAGATCTGCAATCGAAAAAGATGCAAAAGATTTGTCTAATTTAAGATTACAAATTGATGGTGAGACTGAAAATTTGGATAGAGAAAAAGGGGAGGGGTTCTTAGATAGAGAAGGATTTGAACAACTTATAAAAACGGACACTCAGAAATCAAGAAATTTGTTTTTAGTTGCAGTTGTTCATGATCGGATTGTCGGGTTCTCCAGATGCGAAGGAATTTATTTAAATAGATTTTCTCATAAAGTAGAGTTTGGAGTATGCGTTCTAAAGGAATTTTGGGGTTATGGTATTGGGAAAAATCTTTTAAATGAATCTATTTCTTGGGCTGACTCCATCGGCATTAAAAAAATTACTTTGAATGTTTTAGAAACAAACGATAAAGCCATTGAACTATATAAAAGGTTTGGCTTTGAAATAGAAGGTATATTAAAAAACGACAAAATTCTTGCCGACGGTAAATACTACAACACTATTATGATGGGGAGGTTTAATGAATGA
- a CDS encoding HAD family hydrolase, with protein sequence MIKAVLFDLDGTLLNRDESVKKFINDQYERLHNYLGHISKENYMTRFIVLDSHGYVWKDKVYQQLVEEFKIQDISWEFLLQDYISEFKNFCVPFPHLHNVLEELKENNLILGMITNGYGQFQMDNIEALGIEKCFDTILVSETEGIKKPNPEIFERALKRLDVVPSESIFVGDHPENDVKASEFVGMKGVWKKDNQWGTFETDYIVNDLAELPTIIKKLNNESSLK encoded by the coding sequence ATGATTAAAGCCGTATTATTTGATTTAGATGGGACATTATTAAATCGCGACGAATCGGTAAAGAAGTTTATTAATGATCAATACGAGCGATTACATAACTATCTAGGACATATTTCGAAAGAAAATTATATGACTAGATTCATAGTGTTAGATAGTCACGGATACGTCTGGAAAGATAAAGTATATCAGCAACTAGTAGAAGAATTCAAAATACAGGATATAAGTTGGGAATTTTTACTGCAAGACTATATAAGTGAATTCAAGAATTTTTGCGTGCCTTTTCCTCATCTTCACAATGTGTTAGAAGAGTTAAAAGAGAACAATCTTATTCTAGGCATGATTACAAATGGCTATGGGCAGTTTCAGATGGATAATATCGAGGCATTGGGAATTGAAAAGTGTTTTGATACGATTTTAGTATCGGAAACGGAAGGAATAAAAAAACCAAATCCAGAAATATTCGAGCGAGCATTAAAGCGCCTTGATGTTGTTCCTAGTGAAAGTATATTTGTTGGAGACCATCCGGAAAATGATGTGAAAGCATCTGAATTCGTAGGAATGAAAGGCGTTTGGAAAAAAGATAATCAATGGGGTACATTTGAGACTGATTATATAGTGAATGATTTAGCGGAGCTACCGACTATTATAAAGAAATTGAATAATGAAAGCAGCTTGAAATAA
- a CDS encoding DUF4279 domain-containing protein, with product MESGEMAMRYGEGADKRFFESVIVPLKSHVKLINAYKEEHNLTCIFFVHYNFYNAQTPVMRLDPTIITFAHSTGAIIDIYIDNESDWEDEE from the coding sequence ATGGAATCTGGTGAAATGGCTATGCGCTATGGAGAAGGTGCAGACAAAAGATTCTTTGAATCGGTCATTGTTCCTTTAAAATCACATGTCAAACTAATAAATGCTTATAAAGAAGAACATAATCTTACTTGTATATTTTTCGTTCATTATAACTTTTACAATGCGCAAACACCTGTCATGCGTTTGGACCCGACCATTATTACCTTTGCGCATAGTACAGGGGCTATCATCGATATTTATATTGATAATGAGTCGGATTGGGAGGACGAAGAATAA
- a CDS encoding TIGR04104 family putative zinc finger protein → MELKKCEKCNTQFSWGKIYKSLMIAYQPIVCSQCNTSHKIAFSSRVTVSITIVLPLMIFLFLISRQLSLSNFAIVSSLVIYFVLISSFSPFLVKYYS, encoded by the coding sequence ATGGAATTAAAAAAATGCGAGAAATGTAATACACAGTTTAGTTGGGGCAAAATCTACAAATCTCTTATGATAGCATATCAACCAATTGTTTGTAGTCAATGTAATACTTCTCATAAGATTGCTTTCTCTTCCAGAGTCACGGTTTCTATTACAATAGTTCTTCCATTAATGATATTCCTCTTTTTGATATCGAGGCAATTATCTTTATCAAATTTTGCTATTGTATCCAGTTTAGTTATTTATTTCGTACTTATTTCTTCGTTTTCCCCTTTTTTGGTAAAATACTACTCATAA
- a CDS encoding aldo/keto reductase, producing the protein MRKRQLGKSDLFVSEIGLGCMSLPTSQQDSNTLIQSAIDNGINYFDTADLYNNGENEKVVGNALRDNRKDIILATKVGNRLKESGEGWSWDPSKKWITSAIHESLKRLQTDYIDMYQLHGGTMEDDVDEVIDAMDSLKKEGLIREYGISSIRPTVIDRFLKKSNAVSVMMQYSLLDRRPEEWFSLLEENDASLLSRGTLAKGLLTADGLNRTNKTDEYLSYSNAELAAVIRQLQALDTPMTSVALLYVLQQKVTGSTVIGASSVEQLLESIKAYNQPVSDDVLLRAREITKQDVYGEHWV; encoded by the coding sequence TTGAGAAAAAGACAATTAGGTAAAAGTGATCTATTTGTTTCCGAAATTGGACTTGGTTGTATGTCGCTTCCGACTAGTCAACAAGATTCGAATACGCTTATACAATCTGCAATAGATAATGGTATTAATTATTTTGATACGGCAGATTTATATAATAATGGCGAAAATGAAAAGGTTGTCGGAAATGCATTAAGAGATAATCGAAAAGATATTATACTCGCAACAAAAGTCGGCAATCGTTTGAAAGAGTCTGGTGAGGGGTGGTCATGGGATCCATCGAAAAAGTGGATAACCTCTGCTATTCATGAATCTTTAAAGCGCCTCCAGACAGATTATATTGACATGTATCAATTACATGGAGGGACTATGGAAGATGATGTCGATGAAGTGATCGATGCGATGGATTCATTGAAAAAAGAAGGTCTTATTCGAGAATACGGTATTTCTTCAATTCGACCAACTGTAATTGATCGATTTCTGAAGAAAAGCAACGCGGTATCCGTTATGATGCAATATAGCTTGCTAGATAGAAGACCAGAAGAATGGTTTTCGTTATTAGAGGAAAATGATGCCTCTTTATTAAGCCGTGGAACGCTTGCAAAAGGACTATTAACTGCGGATGGCCTTAACCGTACAAATAAAACGGATGAATATTTGTCTTATTCCAATGCAGAATTAGCTGCTGTTATAAGGCAACTGCAAGCATTGGATACTCCAATGACTTCTGTTGCACTTCTGTATGTATTGCAACAAAAAGTGACAGGGTCTACGGTTATTGGTGCAAGTAGTGTAGAACAGCTTTTAGAATCCATCAAAGCTTATAACCAGCCGGTTTCAGATGATGTTTTACTAAGAGCGAGGGAGATTACAAAGCAAGATGTGTATGGAGAGCATTGGGTTTAA
- a CDS encoding NUDIX hydrolase, with protein sequence MKKFEEKTITSDFKYKGRVITLQVDEVLLANGKTSNREIVKHPGAVAIMAITEDKKIILVEQYRKALERSIIEIPAGKIEPGEPPEATARRELEEETGYTSSNLQYVQSFATSPGFADEIIHLYFAENIEKMTKKADLDEDEFVELMHVSIQEMESLVENKQIFDAKTAFAFLWLKDYLKEA encoded by the coding sequence ATGAAAAAATTTGAAGAAAAAACGATTACATCTGATTTTAAATACAAGGGTCGAGTGATCACTTTACAAGTAGATGAAGTTCTGTTAGCGAATGGCAAAACTAGCAATAGAGAGATTGTAAAACATCCAGGAGCGGTCGCTATTATGGCTATTACAGAAGACAAGAAGATAATTTTAGTGGAACAATATCGAAAAGCATTAGAACGATCCATCATCGAAATTCCTGCTGGTAAAATAGAGCCTGGAGAGCCGCCAGAAGCTACTGCACGAAGAGAATTAGAAGAAGAGACAGGATATACATCTAGTAATCTACAATATGTTCAATCTTTTGCCACATCTCCAGGGTTTGCAGATGAAATTATTCATCTCTACTTTGCAGAAAACATTGAGAAAATGACCAAAAAAGCAGATCTAGATGAGGATGAGTTTGTAGAATTAATGCATGTATCAATCCAAGAAATGGAATCATTAGTGGAGAATAAACAAATATTTGATGCCAAAACAGCTTTTGCTTTCCTTTGGTTAAAAGATTATTTAAAAGAAGCATGA
- the fur gene encoding ferric iron uptake transcriptional regulator, translating into MESRIDRIKKQLSGASYKLTPQREATVRILLENEEDHLSAEDVFLLVREISPDIGLATVYRTLELLNELNVVDKIQFGDGVSRYDLRQEGAAHFHHHLVCIECGAVDEIQEDLLEDVEAIVERKWNFIIKDHRLTFHGICYRCQEDK; encoded by the coding sequence ATGGAAAGCCGTATTGATCGAATTAAAAAACAATTATCTGGTGCGAGCTATAAACTGACGCCACAGCGTGAAGCGACAGTCCGAATTTTGCTTGAAAATGAAGAAGATCATTTAAGTGCAGAAGATGTATTTTTACTAGTTAGAGAGATATCACCTGACATAGGACTTGCTACAGTTTATCGTACTCTAGAATTATTAAATGAATTGAATGTGGTGGATAAAATTCAATTTGGAGATGGTGTATCACGCTATGATTTGAGACAAGAAGGAGCAGCTCATTTCCATCATCATCTTGTTTGTATAGAATGCGGAGCTGTGGATGAAATACAAGAAGATTTGTTAGAAGACGTAGAAGCAATTGTGGAAAGGAAATGGAACTTTATCATTAAAGACCATCGATTAACCTTTCACGGAATTTGTTATCGTTGCCAAGAAGATAAATAA
- the xerD gene encoding site-specific tyrosine recombinase XerD codes for MENGLLYLEDYLHFLRIERQLADNTLISYKKDLTDYLRHIFNIQQLHSLDNVERQHIINHLRKLKTEGKSPRSIARNISSIRSFHQFLLREKVTNQDPTIHLEIPQMEQKLPSFLSVEELNGLLNSIDTSKPQGVRDLAMFELMYASGMRISECLNLDLEDLHLTMGFVRVFGKGGKERIIPLGGAAIRACTTYIEEARPKLLKSTERTDAIFVNQRGKRLTRQGIWKLLNKHTVNAGIQKEITPHILRHSFATHLIENGADLRAVQEMLGHADISTTQIYTHVSKTRLKEVYKQFHPRA; via the coding sequence TTGGAAAATGGATTGCTTTATTTAGAAGATTATTTGCATTTTTTGCGTATTGAGCGACAATTAGCAGATAACACGCTAATTTCCTATAAAAAGGATTTAACCGATTATTTACGGCATATTTTTAACATCCAACAATTACATAGTTTAGATAATGTAGAACGGCAGCATATTATTAACCATCTTAGAAAATTAAAAACGGAAGGAAAAAGTCCGAGATCGATTGCAAGGAATATTTCATCTATTCGTTCTTTTCACCAGTTTCTATTGCGCGAAAAAGTGACTAATCAGGATCCTACCATCCATCTGGAAATACCACAAATGGAACAAAAATTACCTAGTTTTCTTTCAGTGGAAGAGTTAAACGGTTTGTTAAATAGTATAGATACTTCTAAGCCGCAAGGTGTGCGTGATTTAGCAATGTTTGAGCTCATGTATGCAAGTGGTATGCGTATTAGTGAGTGCTTAAACTTGGATTTAGAAGATTTACATCTAACGATGGGATTTGTACGTGTATTTGGTAAAGGTGGCAAAGAACGTATTATACCTCTAGGAGGTGCGGCTATTCGTGCTTGCACGACCTATATAGAAGAAGCTAGACCAAAATTGCTAAAATCAACCGAACGCACAGATGCAATTTTCGTCAATCAAAGAGGAAAGCGTTTGACAAGACAAGGAATTTGGAAATTATTAAATAAGCACACAGTAAATGCAGGAATACAAAAAGAGATTACACCGCATATATTGCGCCATTCATTCGCTACGCATTTAATAGAAAATGGAGCGGATTTGCGTGCTGTGCAAGAGATGCTAGGACATGCAGATATTTCTACTACCCAAATATATACGCATGTCAGTAAAACGAGATTAAAAGAAGTTTATAAACAATTCCATCCAAGAGCATAA
- the deoB gene encoding phosphopentomutase, with the protein MNKFKRIHVIVMDSVGIGEAPDAADFGDVGSHTLGHIAEKMNGLNMPEMQKLGLGNIDAIKGLEQVENPTAYFGKMQEASVGKDTMTGHWEMMGLNIDKPFKVYPEGFPEELISTLEEKIGRKVIGNKPASGTAILDELGEEHMKTGAIIVYTSADPVLQIAAHEEIIPLEELYHICEVARELTLSPEFLVGRIIARPFMGEPGNFVRTSNRHDYALKPFGRTVMNELMDAGLDVLAIGKIYDIFNAEGITSTERTKDNMDGMDKFITTLDKDFTGISFLNLVDFDASFGHRRDPIGYGNALEEFDARLKEVLPKLTEEDLLIITADHGNDPTMPGTDHTREFVPLTVYSPRLKEIKELPLRMTFADIGATIAENFGVAKTAFGESFLSLLK; encoded by the coding sequence ATGAACAAATTTAAACGTATTCATGTAATCGTTATGGACTCTGTAGGAATCGGAGAAGCACCAGATGCGGCCGATTTTGGGGATGTAGGTTCCCATACATTAGGGCATATCGCGGAGAAAATGAATGGTCTGAACATGCCTGAAATGCAAAAACTTGGGCTTGGAAATATAGATGCTATTAAAGGGTTAGAACAAGTGGAAAATCCAACAGCGTATTTTGGAAAAATGCAGGAAGCTTCTGTCGGGAAGGACACGATGACCGGACATTGGGAAATGATGGGTTTGAACATCGATAAACCATTTAAAGTCTATCCTGAAGGTTTTCCGGAAGAATTAATTTCTACATTAGAAGAGAAAATTGGTCGAAAAGTAATTGGAAATAAACCAGCAAGTGGAACTGCAATTTTAGATGAACTTGGCGAAGAACATATGAAAACAGGCGCAATTATCGTTTATACTTCTGCTGACCCTGTATTGCAAATTGCTGCACATGAAGAAATAATTCCACTTGAAGAACTATATCATATTTGTGAAGTTGCAAGAGAGCTTACACTTTCTCCAGAATTTTTAGTTGGTCGTATTATTGCTCGTCCATTTATGGGGGAACCAGGGAATTTTGTTCGCACTTCCAATAGACATGACTATGCGCTTAAGCCATTTGGGCGAACTGTAATGAACGAATTAATGGATGCGGGATTAGATGTTTTAGCGATAGGTAAAATTTATGATATTTTTAACGCAGAAGGAATTACTTCTACCGAACGTACGAAAGACAATATGGACGGAATGGATAAATTCATCACAACATTAGACAAAGACTTTACTGGAATAAGCTTTTTAAACTTAGTAGACTTCGATGCTTCCTTCGGACATCGTCGTGACCCAATTGGATACGGTAATGCATTGGAAGAGTTTGATGCTCGTTTAAAAGAAGTTTTGCCGAAGTTAACAGAAGAAGATTTACTAATTATTACGGCAGACCATGGAAACGATCCAACTATGCCAGGTACGGATCATACGCGAGAATTTGTTCCGTTAACCGTCTATTCTCCAAGACTAAAAGAAATAAAGGAATTACCGCTACGTATGACATTTGCTGATATAGGTGCAACTATTGCCGAGAATTTTGGAGTAGCTAAAACAGCATTCGGTGAAAGTTTTTTATCTTTACTTAAATAA
- a CDS encoding thymidine phosphorylase: MNMLELIDKKKRNNSLTEEEIQYMITNYTNDDIPDYQMSSMLMAILINGMNDNETAWLTKAMVDSGDVIDLSSIEGFKVDKHSTGGIGDKISLLVAPILASLNIPVAKMSGRGLGITGGTVDKLESINGFHVELESEEFIKQVNEHKIAIVGQSGNLTPADKKLYALRDVTGTVDSIPLIASSIMSKKIASGADGIVLDVKCGKGAFMKDLEHATELASTMISIGENLGRKVAVVITDMNQPLGHNIGNKLEVAEAHDFLSNYKESEQGLLDVTIAISSKMYQLATGVNEEEAERKVVETLSNGAALDKFKEFITAQGGDSTDIIAKNTKHQIEVKALNDGYIQLIDAEMIGKSSLLIGAGRLTKADILDFDAGVKIVALTGQQVKKGDTLAILYSNKDEVTESVKLIEDAYTITNAEPVKKNSILKIM; this comes from the coding sequence ATGAATATGCTTGAGCTGATTGATAAGAAAAAAAGAAACAATTCATTAACAGAAGAAGAAATACAATATATGATAACGAATTATACAAATGATGATATTCCAGACTATCAAATGAGTTCCATGCTTATGGCAATATTAATAAATGGGATGAACGATAATGAAACAGCTTGGCTAACAAAAGCAATGGTTGATTCAGGAGATGTTATTGACTTATCGTCTATCGAAGGATTTAAGGTGGATAAACATAGCACTGGTGGAATTGGGGACAAGATCAGCTTACTAGTAGCACCAATACTAGCATCATTAAATATTCCTGTTGCTAAAATGAGTGGAAGAGGGCTAGGCATTACTGGTGGTACAGTAGACAAACTAGAGTCAATCAATGGTTTTCACGTTGAATTAGAATCGGAAGAGTTCATTAAGCAAGTGAACGAACATAAAATAGCTATAGTTGGACAATCTGGAAACTTAACACCTGCAGACAAAAAACTTTATGCTTTAAGAGATGTGACTGGTACAGTAGATTCGATTCCGCTAATCGCTTCCTCTATTATGAGTAAAAAGATTGCAAGTGGAGCGGATGGTATTGTTTTAGATGTTAAATGTGGTAAAGGTGCATTTATGAAGGATTTAGAGCATGCTACTGAATTGGCTTCAACAATGATTAGTATAGGTGAAAACTTAGGTAGAAAAGTAGCGGTAGTTATTACGGATATGAATCAACCGTTAGGTCATAATATCGGGAATAAACTAGAAGTTGCAGAAGCGCATGATTTTCTAAGTAACTATAAAGAAAGTGAACAAGGTTTACTTGATGTTACAATAGCAATTTCCTCTAAAATGTATCAGTTAGCAACTGGAGTAAATGAAGAAGAAGCAGAACGAAAAGTAGTTGAAACACTTTCAAATGGTGCAGCATTAGATAAATTCAAAGAATTCATTACTGCTCAAGGTGGGGATTCAACTGATATTATTGCTAAAAATACGAAGCATCAGATTGAAGTAAAAGCATTAAACGATGGATATATTCAGTTGATTGATGCTGAAATGATTGGTAAGTCTTCTTTATTAATTGGAGCGGGAAGATTAACAAAAGCAGATATTCTTGATTTCGATGCTGGAGTTAAAATAGTAGCACTAACAGGGCAACAAGTTAAAAAAGGTGATACTTTAGCTATTTTGTATTCAAATAAAGATGAAGTAACTGAATCGGTAAAATTAATCGAAGATGCCTATACAATCACAAATGCTGAACCTGTAAAGAAAAATTCTATCTTAAAAATAATGTAA
- a CDS encoding RNA polymerase sigma factor, with protein sequence MIDLDNLEDSISKIYRQYYLDVYRFLVCFSGNQNDAEDFTQEVFIRVLNNLSNFNESNNLKTWIFSIAKHVAVDHYRKKKFTSFFKDGFFKQIASTDIEVHALIEQFEMKKLVHEAISKLKPNYRAVVILRGINEFSIIETSEILRCSESKVKVDYHRALKELKRRINIDIGEVVKNAY encoded by the coding sequence ATGATTGATTTAGATAACCTAGAAGACAGTATCAGTAAAATCTACAGGCAATACTATTTGGATGTTTATAGGTTCCTTGTTTGTTTTTCAGGAAATCAAAATGACGCGGAGGACTTTACACAAGAAGTGTTTATTCGTGTCTTGAATAATTTATCTAATTTCAATGAAAGTAATAATTTGAAGACCTGGATTTTTTCCATAGCAAAACATGTTGCAGTTGATCATTACCGAAAGAAAAAATTTACCTCTTTCTTTAAAGATGGTTTTTTTAAACAAATAGCATCAACTGATATAGAGGTACATGCATTAATTGAACAATTTGAGATGAAAAAACTTGTTCATGAGGCCATCTCAAAACTAAAACCAAATTATAGAGCGGTTGTAATACTGAGGGGTATAAATGAGTTTTCAATTATAGAAACTTCAGAAATCCTTCGATGTAGTGAATCAAAAGTTAAGGTAGATTATCATAGAGCTTTAAAAGAACTTAAAAGGAGAATAAATATTGACATAGGGGAGGTTGTAAAAAATGCATACTGA
- the spoIIP gene encoding stage II sporulation protein P codes for MHTDKEIIEFIKEGYSLKPSEQFVLSTEYKLKQKARGISRSMMVKRASFAFSGLVLCIFAISWLFVFNGKETVINTINSFKEGNIPILIDKEETSIFIYQTHNLESFMPEINTEELREAFHFTKNISLVGERLSKELKERNIGTIHDESNISGILKERGLFSEESYIVSREVLKDVLGNNKNIKMAFDIHRDSAKRSFTTLNLKGEYYARIAFILSDSSSNFRENQKFAELLHKKMEDKYPGLSRGIIVKNTGNTYNLDVLEKSVLLEVGGVENKLEEEYRTVEALADVIKEVIDLEIK; via the coding sequence ATGCATACTGATAAGGAAATTATTGAATTTATTAAAGAAGGCTATTCTTTAAAACCATCCGAACAATTTGTTTTAAGTACAGAATATAAATTAAAGCAAAAAGCAAGGGGGATTAGTAGAAGCATGATGGTTAAACGAGCATCATTTGCTTTCAGTGGATTGGTATTATGTATTTTTGCAATATCATGGCTATTCGTTTTTAATGGAAAAGAGACGGTTATAAATACTATTAATTCATTTAAAGAAGGAAATATACCAATCTTAATCGATAAGGAAGAAACCTCTATTTTTATATACCAAACACACAATTTGGAATCATTTATGCCAGAAATTAATACTGAAGAACTTCGCGAAGCATTTCACTTTACTAAAAACATCAGCCTCGTAGGTGAAAGGCTAAGTAAGGAATTAAAAGAAAGGAATATTGGCACTATCCATGATGAAAGCAATATAAGTGGAATATTGAAGGAAAGAGGACTATTTTCTGAAGAATCATATATAGTTTCAAGAGAAGTTCTGAAAGATGTTTTGGGAAATAACAAAAACATTAAGATGGCGTTCGATATACACAGAGATTCAGCTAAAAGAAGCTTCACGACCTTGAATTTAAAAGGAGAATATTATGCAAGGATTGCATTTATACTATCTGATTCAAGTTCTAATTTTAGAGAAAATCAGAAGTTTGCAGAATTACTTCATAAAAAAATGGAAGATAAATATCCAGGATTATCAAGAGGAATAATAGTCAAAAACACAGGTAATACCTACAATCTAGACGTTTTAGAAAAGTCAGTATTATTGGAAGTTGGGGGAGTTGAAAATAAGTTAGAAGAAGAATATAGAACTGTAGAAGCTCTCGCAGATGTAATTAAAGAAGTAATTGATTTGGAAATTAAATGA
- a CDS encoding STAS domain-containing protein — MYHEVEKVGEEIIIIRLKGELDHHGTHDIRNEIVPMIKNGSIKVLVWNLKDLHFMDSSGIGLILGRMRELAPKEGQTIIVNPSPTMKKIFQFAGLSPYIYNESEIEIMSNLGGIVYGQ, encoded by the coding sequence ATGTATCACGAAGTAGAAAAAGTCGGTGAAGAGATTATTATTATTCGATTAAAAGGTGAATTAGATCATCATGGTACGCATGATATACGAAATGAAATAGTACCTATGATCAAAAATGGTTCTATTAAAGTATTAGTTTGGAATTTAAAAGATTTACATTTTATGGATAGCTCAGGTATTGGTCTTATTCTTGGTAGGATGCGGGAATTGGCGCCAAAAGAAGGTCAGACAATTATCGTAAATCCATCTCCAACAATGAAGAAAATTTTTCAGTTTGCGGGGTTAAGCCCATATATTTATAATGAATCAGAAATTGAAATTATGTCAAATTTAGGGGGCATTGTTTATGGACAATGA
- the spoIIAB gene encoding anti-sigma F factor — protein MDNEITLSFIAKSENEALARMVMSSFIAAIDPTIEELSEFKTVISEAVTNAIVHGYEEDGVGKIDIHAQRSDREIIVSIVDYGRGIQDVNQAREPLFTTKPEEERSGMGFTIMESFSDYVDIYSIPNRGTTVTITKKFVPIQESCRIV, from the coding sequence ATGGACAATGAAATTACACTATCTTTTATTGCTAAAAGTGAGAATGAAGCGTTAGCTAGAATGGTAATGTCTAGCTTTATTGCCGCAATTGATCCAACTATTGAAGAGTTATCGGAATTTAAGACTGTTATTTCAGAAGCAGTAACAAATGCTATAGTACATGGGTACGAAGAAGATGGTGTCGGGAAAATTGATATTCATGCACAAAGAAGCGATAGAGAAATAATTGTTTCTATCGTTGATTACGGGCGAGGAATTCAAGATGTTAACCAAGCACGAGAACCCTTATTTACGACGAAGCCAGAGGAAGAACGGTCAGGAATGGGGTTCACAATTATGGAAAGTTTTAGCGATTATGTGGACATTTATTCTATTCCTAATAGGGGGACTACTGTAACTATTACGAAGAAATTTGTACCAATTCAAGAATCTTGTAGGATCGTCTAA
- a CDS encoding SigF/SigG family RNA polymerase sporulation sigma factor, which yields MMNNKPSILLTQEKMRELIALSQEGDKLARQQMIEGNTRLVWSIVQRFASRGADLEDLFQIGCIGLMKSVDKFDLSYEVKFSTYAVPMIIGEIQRFLRDDGMVKISRSIRELNFKIRHATDDFLKTHERQPTILELASILEVTREEIVMATDALRDPASLQEQLYENESGDALTLMDQMKDERSEKSFDHIPLRELVEKLEKREQMIIYLRYYLDCTQSDIAERLGISQVQVSRLEKKILTQLKTWLVPVGFASNQKVKDG from the coding sequence ATGATGAATAATAAGCCGTCTATTTTACTTACACAAGAAAAAATGAGAGAGCTAATTGCATTATCACAAGAAGGGGATAAACTAGCTAGACAGCAAATGATTGAAGGTAATACGAGGCTTGTTTGGTCGATTGTGCAACGATTTGCATCTAGAGGGGCTGATTTAGAAGATTTGTTTCAAATTGGTTGCATTGGACTCATGAAATCCGTGGACAAATTTGATCTTAGTTATGAAGTGAAGTTTTCTACGTATGCAGTTCCAATGATTATAGGTGAAATTCAGCGCTTTTTAAGAGATGATGGTATGGTGAAAATTAGTCGTTCGATTAGAGAGCTTAACTTTAAAATTCGTCATGCAACGGATGATTTTTTAAAGACGCATGAACGACAGCCGACCATTTTAGAACTAGCAAGTATTTTAGAAGTTACAAGAGAAGAAATCGTTATGGCAACAGATGCCTTACGAGACCCTGCATCGTTGCAAGAACAACTGTATGAAAATGAGAGTGGCGATGCTTTAACGTTAATGGATCAAATGAAAGATGAACGTTCAGAAAAGTCGTTCGATCATATCCCTCTTAGAGAGCTGGTTGAAAAATTAGAAAAAAGAGAACAAATGATTATTTATTTACGATATTACCTAGACTGTACACAAAGCGATATTGCAGAACGACTAGGTATATCTCAAGTCCAAGTATCTAGACTCGAGAAGAAGATATTAACCCAGTTAAAAACGTGGTTAGTACCTGTTGGTTTTGCTAGCAATCAAAAAGTAAAAGACGGGTGA